A stretch of DNA from Paenibacillus albus:
GAATTTACCTTCATCGGTAAGCTTCGCATTCGCTTGCGCGATAACGTAGTTATCCTCTTCATCCGCAGTCAGGTATGCAATTTGTTCCGTAACGACACCGACTTTAGGATCAACCCAGCGGTATGGAGCTTCGATAAAGCCATATTCATTAATGCGCGCAAATGTCGACAGGGAGTTGATCAGACCGATATTCGGTCCCTCTGGCGTCTCGATCGGACACATACGGCCATAGTGAGAGTTATGAACGTCTCGAACCTCAAAGCCCGCGCGCTCACGAGTCAAACCGCCCGGTCCGAGTGCGGACAGACGACGTTTGTGCGTAAGTTCGGCAAGTGGATTCGTTTGATCCATAAATTGCGACAATTGCGAGGATCCGAAGAACTCTTTAATCGAAGCAATAACAGGACGAATGTTAATAAGCGCCTGAGGTGTAATAGCATTCGCGTCCTGAATGGACATACGCTCACGAACAACGCGCTCCATACGGGACAAACCGATACGGAACTGGTTCTGGAGCAGCTCGCCAACGGAACGCAAACGACGGTTACCCAAGTGGTCGATATCATCTGTGCTACCAACACCATGAAGCAAATCGATGAAGTAGTTGATAGATGAGATAATATCAGCAGGCGTAACATGTTTAACTGCTTTGTCAATAATGCCGTTTGCAATAACCTTGATCACTTTACTCTCGTCGAGCGGAGAGTAAACGCTGATCGTTTGCAATGGAATGCTGTCAGCATCAAGCACACCGTTCGCAACGTGATAGGTTTTGAAGCCTACGTTATTCTCCAAGTGCGGAATGAGATCGTCCAGCAAACGACGGTCAATCATTTGACCTGCTTCAGCGAGAATCTCTCCTGTAGCCGGATCAACTAATGTTTCAGCCAGTCGTTGGTTGAACAAACGGTTCTTGATGTGAAGTTTCTTATTAATCTTGTAACGTCCAACGTTAGCCAGATCATAGCGCTTTGGATCAAAGAAACGAGCTACTAGCAAGCTCTTAGCGTTATCCAGCGTCGGCGGCTCGCCTGGACGAAGTCTTTCGTAAATCTCGATAAGCGCTTTTTCGGTGGAATCGGTGTTATCCTTATCCAGCGTATTGCGGATATATTCGTCATGGCCCAGCAATTCCAATATTTCAGCATCTGTTCCAAAACCAAGCGCACGAAGAAGAACCGTCACCGGAATTTTACGAGTACGATCGATACGAACATAGATGATATCCTTCGCATCAGTCTCAAGTTCCAGCCAAGCACCACGGTTCGGAATCACAGTTGCTGTATAGTTTTTCTTGCCGTTTTTGTCCACTTTCGTACTAAAGTACACGCTTGGTGAACGAACCAATTGGCTGACGATAACACGTTCCGCACCATTGATAATGAATGTGCCCGTTTCGGTCATTAGCGGGAAATCGCCCATGAACACTTCTTGCTCTTTCACTTCGCCGGTTTCTTTGTTAATGAGTCGCACTTTCACACGCAGCGGAGCTGCGTAAGTAACGTCGCGTTCCTTCGACTCATCGACTGAGTACTTAGGCTCACCAAGTGAATAATCGATGAACTCAAGCATCAAATTACCTGTAAAATCCTGAATCGGCGAGATGTCTTGGAAAAGCTCAAGCAAGTCCTTCTCCAAAAACTTCTCGTACGATTTTTGTTGGATTTCAATCAGGTTCGGAACTTCGAGCACCTCGCGGATGCGGGCATAGCTTCTACGTGTGCGACGCCCATACTGAACAAGTTGTCCTGCCAACTTAACCTCACCCCTCATGTCTGCTTCACAGAAAGTGAACAATGACCTTGTATAAACAAGCTTAAACAGTTCGCTGTTACTACTCGCTCATGAATTAAACACATTCACTCACAAGCAAGAGACCTCGAACGTTTATCACATTGTTAGAATCAGCTCTGCACCTTTAAGCAAATACTGATTCAAATAAAGAAAAGCCCTTATCGAGAGTTCGAAAGAAGAGCATACCTCTGTCAGTCATACCTTTACAGCATAGACTTTAAAAGTCTCATATCAAGTAATTTTGACCCAAAATGTAAACATTATACGTCAAATGCGCGTATTCTATACGTTAAAATACCGCTTGACATTTTAGTTCACTAAAGACATTGTGCCCATTTTAATACTGACATTTTATAATGATATCACATTAGAAAAGTCAAGTCAACAAAATGTTCATTTTGTACTAGTCTTCCTTTATCGACCTGAATATACGATAACCCTTGTCCTTGGTCACCTCTTCGACATTGCCAAAAATCGCTTCGAGCTTCGCTTCTGCGGATGGTGCACCCTGCTTCTTCTGAATAACGACCCACATTGCGCCGCCTGGAGCTAGTAAGTTCGCGCCTTCTTCAAAGATACGATGGACCACTTCTTTGCCTGCTCGAATTGGCGGATTCGTAATGATTGTATCGAAGGTTCTGCCTTGCACGCTCTCATAAATATCGCTTTGCAGCGCTTTAGCATTCGTCACACCGTTCAACTTCGCATTCTCATTCGCGAGGCCGATCGCGCGTTCATTAATATCAATCATCGTAACTTGACCTGAACTCGCCAGCTTCGCCGCTGTAATCCCGATCGGTCCGTAACCGCAGCCAACATCAAGCACATTCGCCTGTTCGCTTAACTCAAGCGCTTCAAGCAGCACTCTACTGCCATAGTCAATGCCCGTCTTCGAGAATACGCCAGCATCCGTCACGAATTTCAGCTTAAGCCCTCGAATCTCCGTCTCTAGCTGGTGTCGATTATGCTCGGTACTAGGCTTGCGCGTGTAATAATGGTCTGCCACGAAACATCCTCCTTCAACAAAACAGTCCTATAAATTAAGGAAACCCCTTGAAGCAAGTGCTCCAAGGGGTTCGCCCGCCGTTAAGCGGATTATTACTTCACTTCTACGGAAGCGCCTGCTTCTTCAAGCTTAGCTTTAACAGCTTCAGCGTCTTCTTTGGAAACTCTTTCTTTAACTGCTTTAGGAGCGCCGTCAACAAGGTCTTTCGCTTCTTTCAGGCCAAGACCTGTGATTTCGCGAACTACTTTGATAACGTTGATTTTGGAAGCACCAGCGTTGTTCAAGATTACGTCGAACTCAGTTTGCTCTTCAACAGCAGCAACTGCGCCGCCTGCCGCTGCAACTGGAGCTGCAGCAGTTACGCCGAATTCTTCTTCGATTGCTTTAACCAGGTCGTTCAGTTCGAGTACGTTCATGCCTTTAATGGCTTCCAAGATTTGCTCTTTACTCATGAGATAAACCTCCAATAATTTGTTTTGTTTTTGTTGTTAAATTCCGGCTTGCCGGATAGGAAATTAAGCTTCTTGTTTCTCTGCAACAGCTTTAACCGCAAGGGCGAAGTTGCGCATTGGTGCTTGAAGCACGCTGAGGAGCATGGAGAGCAAACCTTCGCGGGAAGGCAGATCTGCCAATGCTTTAATTTCTTCTGCGTTGAATACTTGACCTGCGATAACGCCGCCTTTAAGTTTCAGTGCGTCGTTCTTCTTAGCGAAGTCAGCCAAGATTTTAGCAGGAGCAACAGCATCCTCTTTACTGAACGCGATTGCTGTAGGACCAGCAAGAGCGGCATCCAGCTCAGTAAGTTCTGCGTTAGCAGTTGCACGACGAACCAAGGAGTTCTTCAATACTTGGAACTCAACGTTCGCTGCGCGCAATTGTTTACGAAGCTCAGTTACTTGAGCAACGTTAAGACCACGGTAATCAGCAACAACTGTAGCGGAGCTTTCACGAAGTTTCGTTGTGATTTCTGCAACAGCAGCTTCTTTACCTTGAATGATATTTGCGTTAGCCAAAATGTACACCTCCCGTTATGTTATCAACATCCCGATCGAACGAAAGCGGAGTCTTTCCCAGCCGGTGCATGAGAAAGGCCCCCGCAGACAGTGCGAAGGCCATGATGGTCCGTAAATCGCACCTGCCAAAGCAGGCAGCGAACAAAAACGTTTATCATAACACCTCGGTAGGGAATTAAGCCGCGCAGGCACCTACTGTCTTCGGTATGCATATTCGAATATCAAAGTTGCGTTTTCTCTTAGCGGAATGCAGCTGCGTTAACACGCGCGCCAGGACCCATTGTCGAGGAAACAGCAATGTTCTTCAGGTAAACCCCTTTAGCTGCAGCCGGCTTAGCACGGTTCAGCGCATCAACCAACGATTTCAAGTTCTCGTTCAGCTTCTCAGCATCGAACGATACTTTACCGATTGGAGCGTGGATTTGACCTGCACGGTCAAGACGGTATTCAATCTTACCAGCCTTGATCTCTTGAACGGCTTTCGTAACGTCAAACGTTACTGTACCCGCTTTAGGGTTAGGCATAAGGCCTTTACCGCCGAGGATACGACCAAGTTTACCAACTTCAGCCATCATGTCCGGAGTTGCAACGCAAACGTCGAACTCGAACCAGCCTTGTTGGATTTTAGCGATCACGTCAGCATCGCCAACATAATCTGCGCCAGCTGCTTCTGCTTCTTTAGCTTTGTCGCCTTTAGCAAAAACGAGTACGCGCTTTGTTTTACCAGTGCCGTGAGGAAGTACAACTACGCCACGAACAGCTTGGTCTTGTTTCTTAGGGTCTACACCCAGACGAACTGCTACTTCAACTGTTTCGTCGAATTTAGCACTCGAAGCTTTTTGAACGAGCTCAATAGCTTCAAGAGCTTCGTAAGTCGCTTCGGAATCAATCAGCTTTGCAGCTTCAAGATATTTTTTACCGTGTTTAGCCATTAAAATTTTCCTCCTTGTGTGGTAGTAGCGGAAAATACTCCATGCGAAATGAAGATCCTCCCACCTAAGCGGAAAACTAATTCCGCCCAGTCAGACAACGCCATCTGGCGTGTCCTAGATGTCTCTCATACGAATTAGTCTTCGATGACAACGCCCATGCTGCGCGCTGTACCTTCAACCATGCGCATTGCTGCTTCTACAGAAGCTGCGTTGAGGTCAGGCATTTTTTGCTCAGCGATCTCACGAACGACCGAACGTTTAACTGTAGCCACTTTTTTCTTGTTAGGCTCGCCGGAACCTTT
This window harbors:
- a CDS encoding class I SAM-dependent methyltransferase, with amino-acid sequence MADHYYTRKPSTEHNRHQLETEIRGLKLKFVTDAGVFSKTGIDYGSRVLLEALELSEQANVLDVGCGYGPIGITAAKLASSGQVTMIDINERAIGLANENAKLNGVTNAKALQSDIYESVQGRTFDTIITNPPIRAGKEVVHRIFEEGANLLAPGGAMWVVIQKKQGAPSAEAKLEAIFGNVEEVTKDKGYRIFRSIKED
- the rplL gene encoding 50S ribosomal protein L7/L12 → MSKEQILEAIKGMNVLELNDLVKAIEEEFGVTAAAPVAAAGGAVAAVEEQTEFDVILNNAGASKINVIKVVREITGLGLKEAKDLVDGAPKAVKERVSKEDAEAVKAKLEEAGASVEVK
- the rplJ gene encoding 50S ribosomal protein L10, whose amino-acid sequence is MANANIIQGKEAAVAEITTKLRESSATVVADYRGLNVAQVTELRKQLRAANVEFQVLKNSLVRRATANAELTELDAALAGPTAIAFSKEDAVAPAKILADFAKKNDALKLKGGVIAGQVFNAEEIKALADLPSREGLLSMLLSVLQAPMRNFALAVKAVAEKQEA
- the rplA gene encoding 50S ribosomal protein L1 → MAKHGKKYLEAAKLIDSEATYEALEAIELVQKASSAKFDETVEVAVRLGVDPKKQDQAVRGVVVLPHGTGKTKRVLVFAKGDKAKEAEAAGADYVGDADVIAKIQQGWFEFDVCVATPDMMAEVGKLGRILGGKGLMPNPKAGTVTFDVTKAVQEIKAGKIEYRLDRAGQIHAPIGKVSFDAEKLNENLKSLVDALNRAKPAAAKGVYLKNIAVSSTMGPGARVNAAAFR